The segment CGTCGCGGCCATCCCCCAGCACCACAGCTTCCTTGACATAGGGACTGAACTTCAGGCGGTTTTCGATGAACTGCGGGCTGAAGCGGTCGCCCCGGGCGTTCTGCATCACGTCACTCAGGCGGTCAATCACCTGCAGGTGGCCGTCTGCGGTCAGGCGCCCGGCATCCCCGCTGTGCAGCCAGCCGTCGCGGATGGTCTCGGCGGTTGCTTCGGGCTTCTTGTAATACCCCTGGCACACTGCTGGGCTGCGGCTGAGGATCTCGCCTTCCTCAGTAATGCGGACCTCCCCGCCAGGCAGGATCTTACCCACGGTGTCGAACCGTACGTCGCCGTCGCGGTGCACGTAGGCGATGCCGATGTTCTCGGTCTGCCCGTAGATCTGCTTCAGGTTGACGCCCAGGCCGTGGTAGAAGCGGAACACGTCCGGTCCCAGCGCCGCGCCGCCGGTATAGGCGTGTGTGAGGCGCAGGAAGCCCAGCTGATCGAGCAGCGGCCGGGTCAGGCCCCAGTAGGCCACCCAGCGCTTGAAGGCCGCCACGCCACTGGGCCTGCGCCCGCTGAGCGAGGCGTCGGCGGCGTCGGTGCTCCAGGACAGCAGTTTGCGGTACAGCGCCCGGTTCAGGCCGTAGGACTCCTGCATGCGGATAAACATCTGGCTCTGGATGCCTTCCCAGATGCGCGGAGGCGCGAACATGAAGTGCGGACCCACCTCGACCAGATCATGCATGGCGGTCTCGGTGCTCTCCGGAAAATTGACCGTGATGCCATTGGACAGCGCCACGGCGATGGTCATCATCTGCTCGCCGATCCAGGCCATGGGCAGGAAGCTCAGGTAGTCGCTGCCGGGTTTGAAACCCTCGACCCGGCCCAGCGACTGGCCCATGTACAGCAGGTTGCGGTGCGACAGCATGGCGGCCTTGGGCTGTCCGGTGGTGCCCGAGGTCAGGCTGAAATGGCAGACATCATCAGGTTGGCCCTGCGCGGCTTCCTGACTGAAAATATCTCCGGGCTGCTGGCGTCCCAGTTCCATCAGTTCCTCGAAGCTGATGAACCACTCGTCGTGAGCATGCTTGCTCATGCCGCGTGGGTCCTCGTAGACCACCTTGCGGACCTGCGGCAGCTCATGCCGGTGCTCGAGCAGCTTGTCCACCTGCTCTTCGTCCTCGGCCAGAACCACCACGGCGTCGGTGTAGTTCACGACGTAGCGCACCTCAGCAGCCACGCTGCTCTGGTACACCCCGACGCTGATAGCACCCAGCGCCTGCGCCCCGATTTCCGTGAATACCCAGGCCGGGATGTTCTCTGCGATGATGGCCACCTTGTCCCCGCGGCGGACTCCCAGGGCGTGCAGGCCGGCGGCAACTTCACGGGACCGCTGGAGGTAAGTGGCATTGGTGGTCTCGTTCCAGATGCCGTATTCCTTGTGCCGCAGTGCCACACCGTCCGGAGACAGTTCGGCGCGGCGGGTGAGCAGTTGCGGAATCGTCAGCGTGGTGACGTCGCCGAGCAGACTCGTACTCTCATGCGTGGCGGTACGTGCCGGGGTACTCATGCACTCACCCCCTGCAGGGCCGGGGCAGGCGGATGCTCAGCGACACCGGTGTAGGCCTCGATCACGCGCGGGTTGGCACTGACTTCCGCTGGAGTTCCCTCAGCGATCTTCAGCCCGAAATCCAGCACATAGACCCGGTCGGAAATGTCCATCACCACGCCCATGTCGTGTTCGATCAACATCACCGTGATGCCCTGCTCGCGCTGGATGTCCAGGATGAAGCGCACCATGTCCTCTTTCTCCTCGACATTCATGCCGGCCATGGGCTCGTCCAGCAGCAGCAGCTGTGGCGCCAGGGTCAGCGCACGCGCCACCTCCACGCGCTTCTGAATGCCGTACGCGAGCGTGCCGACCGGATGATGCCGGTGCGCCTCGAGCTCCATGAAGTCGATCACGCGCTCCACGTAAGCGCGGTTCTCGGCCTCCTGGCGGCTGGCCCGGCCGTAATAGACCAGGCTGTCGAGCAGGCTGTAGCGCAGGTGGGTATGGCGCGCCAGCAGGAGGTTTTCCACCACCGACAGCCCGCGGAACAGTTCCAGGTTCTGGAAAGCGCGGGCAATGCCGTAACTGGTCACCACGTTGGGCGCCGAGCGGCTCAGGTCATGAGCGCCAAAGGTAATGCGGCCCTGTGTTGGGTGATAAAAGCCGCTGATGCAGTTGAGCAGGCTGGTCTTGCCTGCACCGTTGGGCCCGATGATGCTGACGATCTCGCCCTCGGGCACGACCAGGCTCACATCCGTAAGCGCCTTGAGGC is part of the Deinococcus malanensis genome and harbors:
- a CDS encoding AMP-binding protein is translated as MSTPARTATHESTSLLGDVTTLTIPQLLTRRAELSPDGVALRHKEYGIWNETTNATYLQRSREVAAGLHALGVRRGDKVAIIAENIPAWVFTEIGAQALGAISVGVYQSSVAAEVRYVVNYTDAVVVLAEDEEQVDKLLEHRHELPQVRKVVYEDPRGMSKHAHDEWFISFEELMELGRQQPGDIFSQEAAQGQPDDVCHFSLTSGTTGQPKAAMLSHRNLLYMGQSLGRVEGFKPGSDYLSFLPMAWIGEQMMTIAVALSNGITVNFPESTETAMHDLVEVGPHFMFAPPRIWEGIQSQMFIRMQESYGLNRALYRKLLSWSTDAADASLSGRRPSGVAAFKRWVAYWGLTRPLLDQLGFLRLTHAYTGGAALGPDVFRFYHGLGVNLKQIYGQTENIGIAYVHRDGDVRFDTVGKILPGGEVRITEEGEILSRSPAVCQGYYKKPEATAETIRDGWLHSGDAGRLTADGHLQVIDRLSDVMQNARGDRFSPQFIENRLKFSPYVKEAVVLGDGRDEVTAILNVDPLTAGQWAEKHKLAYSTYMDLSSKPEIAELIAHEVQEANTRLEPHERIKRFVLLYKLLDADDDELTRTGKVRRKTIREKYVPIIEALYDGSRTREVEAVFKYQDGQEQRVQTTVEVHDVPGETGASASPPARSPGTPVSA
- a CDS encoding ABC transporter ATP-binding protein; this translates as MPQLHVEHVTLAFGGLKALTDVSLVVPEGEIVSIIGPNGAGKTSLLNCISGFYHPTQGRITFGAHDLSRSAPNVVTSYGIARAFQNLELFRGLSVVENLLLARHTHLRYSLLDSLVYYGRASRQEAENRAYVERVIDFMELEAHRHHPVGTLAYGIQKRVEVARALTLAPQLLLLDEPMAGMNVEEKEDMVRFILDIQREQGITVMLIEHDMGVVMDISDRVYVLDFGLKIAEGTPAEVSANPRVIEAYTGVAEHPPAPALQGVSA